In the genome of Raphanus sativus cultivar WK10039 chromosome 4, ASM80110v3, whole genome shotgun sequence, one region contains:
- the LOC108849245 gene encoding protein CURVATURE THYLAKOID 1B, chloroplastic-like isoform X2, protein MASLSISSSSTIINSRASPTRQASFSSPSCISLPMLPPKPLQSTAYCRKIARNVLTRATEVEASVTAEADTTELPEIVKTAQEAWEKVEDKYAIGSLAFAALVALWGSTGLISAIDKLPLFPGVFELVGIGYTGWFVYKNIIFKPDREVLFQKVKDTYRDILGSNS, encoded by the exons ATGGCTTCCCTTTCTATCTCTTCCTCTTCGACTATCATTAATTCTAGAGCTTCTCCTACTCGACAAGCCTCCTTCTCTTCTCCGTCGTGTATTTCCCTTCCGATGCTTCCTCCTAAGCCGCTTCAGTCCACCGCTTACT GTCGGAAGATCGCTAGGAACGTTCTGACGAGAGCTACCGAAGTTGAAGCTTCGGTCACTGCCGAAGCTGACACTACAGAGTTGCCAGAAATAGTCAAGACAGCTCAAGAAGCG TGGGAGAAAGTGGAGGACAAATATGCAATTGGTTCACTCGCATTTGCTGCTTTGGTGGCTCTTTGGGGATCTACCGGCCTCATCTCG GCAATCGACAAGCTTCCATTGTTTCCAGGTGTTTTTGAACTTGTAGGCATTGGTTACACTGGG TGGTTCGTTTACAAGAACATCATCTTCAAACCAGATAG GGAGGTGCTGTTTCAGAAGGTCAAAGACACATACAGAGACATATTAGGGAGCAACAGCTAA
- the LOC108849245 gene encoding protein CURVATURE THYLAKOID 1B, chloroplastic-like isoform X1, translating to MASLSISSSSTIINSRASPTRQASFSSPSCISLPMLPPKPLQSTAYCPFPTLDKRRKIARNVLTRATEVEASVTAEADTTELPEIVKTAQEAWEKVEDKYAIGSLAFAALVALWGSTGLISAIDKLPLFPGVFELVGIGYTGWFVYKNIIFKPDREVLFQKVKDTYRDILGSNS from the exons ATGGCTTCCCTTTCTATCTCTTCCTCTTCGACTATCATTAATTCTAGAGCTTCTCCTACTCGACAAGCCTCCTTCTCTTCTCCGTCGTGTATTTCCCTTCCGATGCTTCCTCCTAAGCCGCTTCAGTCCACCGCTTACTGTCCGTTTCCCACTCTCGACAAAC GTCGGAAGATCGCTAGGAACGTTCTGACGAGAGCTACCGAAGTTGAAGCTTCGGTCACTGCCGAAGCTGACACTACAGAGTTGCCAGAAATAGTCAAGACAGCTCAAGAAGCG TGGGAGAAAGTGGAGGACAAATATGCAATTGGTTCACTCGCATTTGCTGCTTTGGTGGCTCTTTGGGGATCTACCGGCCTCATCTCG GCAATCGACAAGCTTCCATTGTTTCCAGGTGTTTTTGAACTTGTAGGCATTGGTTACACTGGG TGGTTCGTTTACAAGAACATCATCTTCAAACCAGATAG GGAGGTGCTGTTTCAGAAGGTCAAAGACACATACAGAGACATATTAGGGAGCAACAGCTAA
- the LOC108854018 gene encoding uncharacterized protein LOC108854018 encodes MEDVDPLKAFESIMEDVDQYYRLVYSKFKELEAANNDPAHAPVKIIPNLIHSVADEDILNHIKAELRQVECWFALTYDKYRQELNKNAMAFIDRASAGIAPALPPHQPETSVASSSSGKARASPPNASPHQPKTSEAPLNYPARDQQQSSALYGRRGGFSEYSARDQQQSSALYGRRGGFSEYSARAQQQSSAHYNRRGRFNNPPRQYSPHPPVKAYTSAKNDLPKQTSGVSSSKKFDKEVSGAPKAPVAAISSPQHSHSDVPSGPSDAEMKKKGKKKLVDEVTEEEGSGKPDVSADEEFDKEVPSSDPSEEDAPHHRLSDAEPSGPSDGQIMHEMMKKNSKGEEDVLDEVKEDEAKQAQFSKDITSRCEMYYDADSAHIFWLTQPMETLKDIPDLSIADGPIVSPSEVRQDPYALSSQYEWTECDLKHDVECSQVVDLFTQNFSDPGLLRDIFSKDFLRWALQPPNYYPRWHFGVCLKESKELVGFIGGVPSRVRVRGNDDVVNMAAVKVLCVHEKYRSQKLAEVMIQEMTRRVQSENIWQGIFSSDVIVPTPVSFYRYWTRALNVKKLISYGVWKPPGDEYMSVDTVEELYKLPRKVVTRGFRKMIPDDVTSVTHLIREYLSQFEVAEDFTSEQVQHFLLPREGVFHSYVVLDKKTSSVTDFCSFYIVNYSLKGHKEPIKFAYSFYNVATTIPLVQLLKNALVMAKRNEVDSFLATDTMGNGRFFDKLKFECTPIINHFYLYNYRLKSGVKPEKLGVLLL; translated from the coding sequence ATGGAGGACGTTGATCCGCTGAAAGCTTTTGAAAGCATAATGGAGGACGTTGATCAGTATTATCGATTGGTGTACAGCAAATTTAAAGAGTTGGAAGCAGCAAACAACGACCCAGCTCATGCCCCTGTCAAAATAATTCCAAATCTAATCCACTCGGTCGCTGATGAAGACATTCTTAACCATATTAAAGCCGAATTGCGACAAGTTGAATGTTGGTTTGCATTGACATACGACAAGTACAGACAGGAACTAAACAAGAATGCCATGGCTTTCATAGATCGTGCCTCGGCTGGTATAGCTCCTGCATTACCTCCTCATCAACCAGAAACGAGTGTTGCCTCATCATCATCTGGTAAAGCTCGTGCGTCACCTCCAAACGCTAGTCCTCATCAACCAAAAACGAGTGAAGCACCACTTAACTATCCAGCTCGTGATCAGCAACAAAGCTCTGCTTTGTATGGTAGAAGAGGAGGATTCAGTGAGTATTCAGCTCGTGATCAGCAACAAAGCTCTGCTTTGTATGGTAGAAGAGGAGGATTCAGTGAGTATTCAGCTCGTGCTCAGCAACAAAGCTCTGCCCATTATAATAGAAGAGGAAGATTCAATAACCCACCACGTCAGTATTCACCTCATCCCCCAGTTAAGGCTTACACTTCAGCTAAGAACGATCTACCTAAGCAAACATCTGGCGTGTCTAGTAGCAAAAAATTCGACAAGGAAGTTAGTGGAGCACCTAAGGCACCTGTCGCGGCCATCTCTAGTCCTCAGCACAGTCACAGTGATGTGCCTTCAGGTCCTTCTGATGCtgagatgaaaaaaaaaggtaagaaGAAGCTTGTAGATGAAGTGACAGAAGAAGAAGGTTCTGGAAAACCTGACGTCTCGGCAGATGAAGAATTCGACAAGGAAGTTCCTTCATCAGATCCCTCTGAAGAGGATGCTCCTCACCACCGGCTCAGTGATGCTGAACCTTCAGGTCCATCTGATGGTCAGATTATGCatgagatgatgaagaagaacagTAAGGGTGAGGAGGATGTTCTGGATGAAGTGAAAGAAGATGAAGCAAAGCAAGCCCAATTTAGCAAGGATATTACTTCACGATGTGAGATGTACTATGATGCTGATTCAGCTCATATCTTCTGGTTGACTCAACCAATGGAGACTTTGAAAGATATTCCAGACTTGAGTATAGCGGATGGGCCTATTGTTTCCCCAAGCGAGGTCAGGCAAGACCCCTATGCTCTTTCTTCTCAATATGAATGGACAGAATGTGATCTGAAGCATGATGTTGAGTGTTCTCAAGTGGTGGATCTTTTCACACAAAACTTCAGCGATCCTGGATTGCTCAGAGACATCTTCAGCAAGGATTTTCTGAGGTGGGCATTGCAACCGCCTAACTACTACCCAAGATGGCATTTTGGAGTATGTCTGAAGGAATCCAAAGAACTGGTTGGCTTCATCGGTGGCGTTCCATCAAGAGTCAGGGTGCGGGGTAATGATGACGTTGTTAATATGGCTGCAGTCAAAGTTTTGTGTGTTCACGAGAAGTACAGGTCTCAGAAACTTGCTGAAGTAATGATCCAAGAGATGACTAGGAGAGTCCAATCAGAGAACATTTGGCAAGGAATATTTTCGTCTGATGTCATTGTGCCTACTCCAGTCAGCTTTTACAGATACTGGACCCGTGCTCTGAATGTGAAGAAGCTAATTTCTTATGGAGTTTGGAAGCCACCTGGTGATGAATATATGTCGGTGGACACCGTCGAGGAGCTCTACAAGCTACCACGCAAGGTGGTGACTCGAGGATTCAGGAAGATGATCCCTGATGATGTGACTTCTGTTACACATTTGATCAGAGAGTACCTCAGTCAATTTGAAGTTGCCGAGGACTTCACTTCTGAGCAGGTCCAACATTTTCTTCTCCCACGAGAAGGTGTGTTTCACTCCTATGTGGTGTTGGATAAAAAAACATCATCTGTCACTGACTTCTGCAGCTTCTATATCGTCAACTACTCTCTTAAGGGCCATAAGGAACCAATTAAGTTTGCCTACTCGTTCTACAATGTCGCCACTACAATTCCACTGGTCCAGCTGCTGAAGAATGCCCTTGTCATGGCTAAAAGGAATGAGGTTGACAGTTTTTTAGCTACTGATACCATGGGTAATGGAAGATTTTTTGACAAGCTGAAGTTTGAATGTACACCCATCATCAACCACTTTTACCTCTACAACTACCGTCTGAAGAGTGGAGTAAAACCTGAGAAGCTTGGAGTGCTATTGCTGTAG